The Candidatus Hydrogenedentota bacterium genome includes a window with the following:
- a CDS encoding TIGR00730 family Rossman fold protein, with protein sequence MQSICVYAASSESLPEAYRVEARRLGTLIAEHGHQLIYGGGNVGLMGECARAVHQHGGGRVVGVITDKLVDLELAYREADELIITDTMSERKAKMESLADAFITLPGGFGTLDEVMDILVLRQLWYHAKPCVFLNINGVFDHLFLFFDRLIADSLISERHLAFYHVCDTAEAAYDYLLAHTPGPAHEPWF encoded by the coding sequence ATGCAGTCTATTTGTGTATATGCGGCAAGCAGTGAATCACTGCCGGAAGCCTATAGGGTTGAAGCGCGGCGTTTGGGTACGTTAATCGCGGAACATGGACATCAGCTCATTTACGGCGGTGGGAATGTAGGGCTCATGGGCGAATGTGCGCGCGCCGTACATCAACACGGCGGCGGCCGTGTGGTCGGTGTGATCACGGACAAGTTGGTGGATCTGGAATTGGCCTATCGTGAGGCCGATGAGCTGATCATTACCGATACGATGAGCGAACGGAAAGCCAAAATGGAATCGCTGGCGGACGCCTTCATTACCTTGCCCGGCGGTTTCGGGACTCTTGATGAGGTGATGGATATTCTCGTGCTGCGACAGCTTTGGTACCATGCCAAACCCTGCGTTTTCCTCAACATTAACGGCGTCTTCGACCATCTCTTTCTATTCTTTGATCGGCTTATCGCAGATTCGTTGATCAGTGAACGACACCTTGCCTTTTATCATGTATGCGATACGGCCGAGGCCGCCTATGACTATCTGTTGGCGCACACACCGGGACCCGCCCATGAACCTTGGTTTTGA